Proteins found in one Triticum aestivum cultivar Chinese Spring chromosome 4D, IWGSC CS RefSeq v2.1, whole genome shotgun sequence genomic segment:
- the LOC123097731 gene encoding uncharacterized protein, whose translation MGRRFPAAALAAAVRPYARFSPAASKAAKPPTAPLDTPRNAGPGAAAGASSGRAEVRDVAAACGMQEDDRVPLAEVVLDCTKRWFQDTLKEARAGDAAMQVLVGQMYRSGYGVNKNEHKSRIWMEKASRYRSTVWKVCNKRPGYNASDSDSDDVKETGK comes from the exons ATGGGCAGGCGCTTCCCAGCCGCCGCCCTAGCCGCCGCTGTCCGCCCCTACGCCCGCTTCTCCCCCGCCGCTAGCAAGGCAGCGAAGCCCCCGACCGCTCCGCTGGATACTCCCAGGAACGCCGGTCCCGGCGCCGCCGCCGGGGCTAGCTCTGGACGGGCCGAGGTGCGGGATGTGGCGGCGGCATGCGGGATGCAGGAGGACGACCGGGTGCCGCTCGCGGAGGTGGTTTTGGACTGCACGAAGCGGTGGTTCCAGGACACGCTCAAGGAGGCGCgcgccggcgacgccgccatgcAGGTCCTCGTCGGTCAGATGTACCGCAGCGGCTACGGCGTCAACAAGAACGAGCACAAG TCTAGAATTTGGATGGAGAAAGCATCAAGATATCGGTCTACAGTCTGGAAAGTTTGCAATAAACGACCAG GGTACAATGCTAGTGACTCAGATTCAGATGATGTTAAGGAAACAGGCAAATAA